GGAATTTCTCAATTGCTTAAAGTCTGCGACTCCTTGCCCGATCAGACCACGCCTGCGGTTTTAGCCCCAAACCCACCTGCTATTTTCCCTGCAAAATCTGAGAATTGCAGATTCCGTAACCCAGTTTCTgactctgttttctttttctttttctcttgcttcacttTTCTGGGTTCTTTTATTTGGTCTTTGAGCGTGTTTGTCTTTGGGGTTTACCTGTTTTAAGTATGGGTCGTTGGAGAAAACAGCAAGGTGGAGTTCATCATAAAGAAACTCCGGGCACAAGATCACAGAACTGGAAGCCACCCGTGGGTATGTTTCCTATGTAGGTTCTTATAATTCTTCAATATGTATTTTTCCTGGATATTAGAGgaaaatttagttttttgttttctttataaatGGTTCTTCTCTAATGAATTTTGCTTCGAGAAAGTGGGCTTTCTTGGTCTTCTTCTCAGAACTTAAATTGCCGCCTCCGTGTGTCAGAAATGTGTAGTTGTCAGGTTTTGGGTCATCATATAACGTCTTTCTTGCAGAATTTGGGACGATTTATGATCAAGGCGGTTTCTATGATCATTAAGTAGTGAGCTTTTCGTCTCGTTTGCTTCTTGATTATGGAGATTGGATATTGGATGTTGGAGGTGTTGTTACATCGCATGTATCGTGATGCTCCCTTCTTGAAGTTGGGGGTGTTGTTGAAGTTTTTGGCTGTGAGactgtatttttttatgatctGAAGTATTTTATAATCTATATAAACACAATTTCAGATGCGACTGaagtattttatattctaattGGTATATAACAAAAGTTGCATCCATTAGTGATGAATCTTGATTCGAGATGTGTTGAAGGGATGTTCAGATTTTGGATGGGTTACTTGGTACCTTGTTTGAGTTTGTGGCTCACCATGATATTGCATCTATTAGTTATGCTGGTTGTATAAAAGGGGTTGCCTCATATACGGAATTTAAGATTAACAAGTATGGATATGCACATTGCATGTTGATTTTGACATAAGTGATTCTGGAAAAGTGCTCCAAAAATGGCAAATGATGCTGGTGAACATGGAATCTGTGAAGTGTTTTTGTTAATTGTATTAAAGGTGTTATTTCTAAGGGGAAAAAAGTTGTACAAAAGGAGTTTCCTCACATTGCCTTTTCTAATATTTTACCTAATCCTTGTATGGTCATTTTCTGCTAGTTTCTTGCTCTcctgcacacacacacaaagagTTGCCTCATTTGGGGAGCATAAGATGATAGAAAAGTAGGGATATATATATTGGctgtcattttgaaaaaagtgattcAATGATGTGGAAAGTGCTCCAAAAATTGGCAAATGATGCTGGTGTGAATATGGAATCTGTGAATGGTGAACTTACACGCAGGATGCTTTACAATGGTTCAAGGGGTCGGCCCCCCTGCATATGGTGATTTACTATAAGGTTCCAATGACATGGGGAGATCTTTTCTGTATTTGTCGAATCTCTTTCTATTCTTGTCAACTCTGATATTATCTTCTAGGAGCTGCATACTGCTGATTCTTTTTCTTACttgaaattaatgaattaatggAGTATCCTTGCATGCATTTTTGAACTTTCCTTTTGCTCCTCTTTTTTTCAGATACTTGGCAGTCATCTGTGCCTCCATGGGAGAAGAAATTCTGCACATTTATTGGTTCGGTTCCATGGGGAAAGCTCCTGGAAACCAAGAAGTGTATGTACCTCTATGACAATGTGGTTCAATGGAATGACTCTGCTGGTAAAGAGGCATTTCACAATGCAAAATCCAGATTTTGGGCAGAGATTAATGGCCTTCCCTGTGACATATCATTGCCTGACCCAGATATGTATATCGAAGAAGTAGATTGGAACTCTAGCATAGATCCTAAATTGCTTTTGGACTTGGAACAGGAACCCAAGGCTCCttttgaggaagatgaagatgaagatgagaaGGCTGTGGTTCTTGGTGATTCCCTGCTCTTGAACCAGTCATTTCCTTGCACTGGATGGGGAGAAGCTGAAGAGGACTTAAGAGAAGCCACTGACTTAGCTCAGCATCCCGTATATGGGGATTGTAACCAAGTCGTGGATAACAACTATAATCCTTGGGAACATAACTACGGTCAGAGTAAGGAGGCCATGGAAGATAATGGATGGGGAAGTAATCAGAATGATTCAATGGGATGGAATCAGTGGAAAAATAAGTGTAATGAGTgggaaaaaagttataatgagtCAGATAATGTGAATGGCGAAAGAGCCGGTGGATATTGGGGAATGTGGGATGACAATAGCAAGAAGAAAGAAGTCTCTGATCGGTACATGTCAAGGTATAAAACTTCAAGGTTTCATGGAAATGACTATCAAATGGGTCGTGAGTGGAAAAATGGTAGGGGAAGGAGGATGATAAATTTTGCTTATGAATGACTACTCAGaagaagaaccaaaaaaaaaaaaaaactgcctcTAGGCAATCAAAGCTGAGCTTTTGCTTACGGATTCAGCAGAGCTGGAAATCCATGGAGTTGGGAGAAGTTAATTTTGTGAAGCTTtggagtatatataatataatatggaTGTTGAGTTTGTTATATTCTTGGTTATCTGCATGAAGGATAGCGTGTAATAGCGTGATATATTCTCAGCCAAGTCCTCCATGCTGGGTTTAAGCTGCATTTTGTAGTCTGTTCGGGAAGATATTGCACATTTTGAACATGGCCCGTGCCGTTGGGACATGCATTATTACTATGTTAGTTCGATCAACTTGGGGTCTTATAAATGCGTTGCGGTGTATGTAAGAATCCTATTGCTAGTGTTGAGGATAATGTCTTCGATGGtgagaaaattttgaagttGATGGAAGTTCTGAAAATGTTAAGTAATGAAAATGTTGAGAATATTTGAGAGTGTATTGAGAATgactatcctttttttttttttttttttggtaaagagCCAGTAGCTACCCATATAGCAGCTCTGTCTCAAGTTTATCAATAAACTCTTACTTGTGGCAGAGGAATACTATGGTAACAAAAAGATACTTGGGGGCATACAATAACTCGCTATAAACTAGCCCAAACCAAGTGctaaaaaaaccaaacaaaaccaacaagCCAAAACACAAGactacaaaaacaaaaccaacctgCAAAAACCCACACTAACACAACCAAAAAGAAACCACCAAAAAACCAACCTATACCCGAATAGTCGGGAAACCAATTTTATCTACTTTTAAAATCCTTTTAAGCGAGGCACATCATTGTATGAACTCCATGTACCATTCTTTTGATCAGACGCCAAACGGGTTAAGAAATCTGCTCCTGCATTGCCTTCTCTGTATATATATTGGAACTTAACCTCCAAGGTTGCAACTATAACTTGTATCTTTTCCCAATAATCTTCAAGATACCATATACCACAACGCCCTTTTTGCAACCAATACTAACAGCAAATCCAATTCAATCTCCACTCTTCCAATATCTAAATCCTTGCAAAATTGAAGGCCATAATAAAGAGCAATGAGCTTAGCTTCATTATTAGAACCATATCCCAACTCCTTCGCAAAAGCCCAAATAAGATTCCCCTTCTCATCTCTAATAATGCCCCCTGCACCCATACGACCTGGATTTCCCAAGGAACtcccatccacatttaatttaaaccaaCCTGGACTTGGTTTCATCCATTTCACCAACAGAAAGTTTTTCCTCTTCACATGTTTAATTGGAATAGTGAAAAAATTTAACACTTTTTCATCTCCATCAGTTATCTTCTTACTAGCACGTAACCTGACACCCACCCATGCAATAGCTGCCTTAATAGAACCCCAGAGAGAACTCACAGCCACGCGCTTACCTTCCATACGTGCCTTACACCTCCACACCCAAAGGGACCAAGTCACAATAATAGGAATAAGAGCAAGCAGAGTACCTTTTTGAGTCGAATGAGTAGCACGTCTAAACCACAACTCCATAGTTACTCTCCAAGACCTCTGCGAGTCATAAGGCATCCCTAACTGTAGAGATACCCACCTCCAAATATCTGCAGCAATCCTCCCATACACGAGGACATGATCTTGATTTTCCACACACCACTGTGTACAACATTCACATCTTGAGACCAAAGGAATGCCCAACGAACTAATCCGACTATCCACAGTAAGGCTATAGTGCAAAGCCTTCCAAATGGTAACCGAATACTTTTTTGGAAGAGCTGAATGCCAAATCCAGGCAACCCATTCAGATTTTGGTGCACGAACACGAACACAATCTCAAGCCGATTTTGAGGAGAAAACCCCATTCAGAGTTGGCTTCCAAATCAATAAGTCTCCACCCTCTTTTTGTTCACCGAGACAATTCagaatttcttccattttagtTGCCCCCACCAATCTATGTAACAAGTCCACATCCCAACCATTTTGAAGCCGACATTCCCGGACTTTTAATAAAGGAAGATCAGATATATCACAAGAGTTTACAAGAGCTCCTGATTTAAGCCAAGGATCTCTCCAAAAGGACACATTTCCATCCCGCACCTTCCACCAAGAATTGCCTAAAACCTTTTGGAAACATACCCACAATTTGCTTCCAAAATAAAGTTCCTTTCTGTTGATCTACCAATATCACATGCTAGTTTTTCACATACTTTGCTTGAAAAAATTGGCCCATAAAGAATCACCTGTCAAGACATTCCAAGCAAGCTTCATAAATAAAGATTCTTGGACTTCCTCTAATTTTCGAAGACCCAAACCTCCTTCTCGAATAGGGGAACAAATATTACTCCAACTTACCCAATAACGCTTCTTTTTACCATTCCAGGAACCCCAGAAAAAATTACTCATAAGCCGCTTTAAGGCTACCATGACAGCTTTAGGAGCATGCAAAACAGAGAGCAAATGAATAGGAATACTAGCCAGAACATGTCTCAATAAAAGAAGCCGggtaccagaagatagaaacctattctGCCATCCTTCCAATTTCCGTCGAATGCCGCAtaataaatcatcaaaatacgAGATTTTCATACGACCTACCATAAGCGGGACTCCCAAGTACTGGACCGGGAAGAAACCTTCAGAGAACGATGTCAAAAGAAGAGATCTCCTTTTCCGAGCATTAGTAGAATGCTTAGAAAAAAAGATTGAGGACTTCTCTCTATTCACCACTTGACCAGACCAGGCTTCATATAACTCAAAGGTATCTCTTACTTCTTGAAGGGAAGATCTTCCACCATTATGTTACGTTACTCTTGAATTTCCAGATTGTATAAGAAATAGAGTGCAGGAACAATGGAACGATAGTAGGATATTGATGAAAAATACCTCAAGTGTTCATACGCCTTGGGGTATTTGAGGTCCCCAATTCCTCCATAAAACTACTCAGATACTAGATGAAAAGCTCCAGAATGAATATTCATCCTTTCCGGCATGATACTTAACTGACTCTTAAAaggaaaatacataaaagtccCTGTTAACAAATTCTGGAATTACTACCCAACGCCACCGTTTTATACTAACGGATCCTTATTACAATTGAACCCCTGCTTTTATTAAAGCTGCGTCATTTCCCTTCTAACATCTAGGTGCTGTAGTTTGACCCAATGAAGCTACGCCATTTAGAGTTCCAGCTTAAAGACAAAACACAAGTTCGAAGCTTCCACTTCAACCCGTATGCTGCCTTTAGTCTTCTTCTTCCTGAAACCAGAATACCCATTTCCATTTTTCCCAATCTCCTCCACACGTAGCATCCTAACATTCCTCCACCCTTACAAAACCTTGTCCACAAGGTGTGGATATAAAGCCCTAAGCTTCCAAAGGTTTTCCCACGAATTGTCTTCCTCCCCGAGCCCTACCCATTTTATTAGCACCTCAATTGCTGCCCTTCCTCCCTGCTGCCTAATGCACCGATCCCGCACCATTTCTGGTTCGGGAATCACCTCGCTGTCGCTGTTGGTGGGTGGAAGTGTAGCAAGTGGCTGGATCCGCTCCCCCAGCTTTCTCTTTAAGCATGAAACATGGAAAATGGGGTGTATTTGAGAGGAGGAAGGTAGCTCAAGCCGGTAGGCCACCGATCCGAGCTTCTGGAGCACCTTGAACGGCCCATAAAAACGCGGGGCCAGTTTCATGTTTCGCCGTAGTGCCACCGTCTTCTGTCGGTACGGTTGTAGACGAAGGTATACCCAATCTCCCACATTAAATTGTCTTTCTATTCTCTTTTTGTCAGCCTGATGTTTCATCCTTACTTGAGCTGCCGTAAGGTTACTTTTTAAGAGCTGCAAATTTTGTTTTCTGCTATGTAAGAGTTGGTCAACTGTTGGGTTGTTTGATGTACCTGGAATATAGTCGAGTAGTTTAGGAGGGGGATATCCGTATAGGGCCTCGAAAGGGGTCAATTTGGTTGAACTGTGGTAGGTACTTTTGTACCACCATTCGGCTAGTGGTAGCCACTGACTCCAACCAGCGGGTTTAGACCCCGCGTAGCACCTCAGATAACCTTCCACCACCTTGTTCATTGCTTCCGTTTGACCGTCACTTTGCGGGTGATAAGCCGAGCTATAGTTTAGGGACATGTCCTGGAGGGCAAATAACTCCTTCCAGAAGGAACTCAGGAACACCAGGTCCCTGTCGAATACTATGGTTTTTGGAAAACCATGCAATTTGAACACTGACCCGAAAAATACCTTGGCCACTTCCTGAGCTGTGTAGGGATGTGAGAGGGCCATGAAATGCCCATATTTAGTGAAACggtccactacaacaaaaattacaGAATATCCTTTAAACTTTGGTAGCCCTTCCACGAAGTCCATTGAAATGTCGACCCAAACTTGTTGGGGTATGGGAAGAGGCTGTAAGAGACCCGCTGGAGCCAGCGTTTCATACTTCGAAGTTTGACATATTGCACACTCCCTCACCCACCTTTTAATGTCTTTCTTCATTCCTGGCCAATAGAAGCCCCTTTTGGCCCTTTGATAGGTCTTTAAGTACCCTGAATGTCCTGCCATAGGGTCAGTATGAATGAACTGCAGTATTTTCAGTTTGAAGGGTGAATCTGGAACTATGAAGATGCGTCCCTTTCTCAAAATTATTCCTTGTTGTAATGTTGTCCCTTTAGGAACCTCTTGCTGACTCAACAATTTCTCCATTAACCCGGCCATTTCTATACTGTTCTTATAGCTGAGCTTCAGTTCTTCTACCCAATCTGAAGTGGGAAATGAAATCTGGGCAAACACCCCAACCTCTTCATTGTCAACTTCCCCTTTTCTTGACAATGCGTCAGCCACGacattctctcttcttcttttaaattcAATCCTGAAATCATAGCCCATAAGCTTGCTCAACTATTTGTGTTGAGCTTCCGTCCCAATTTTCTGCTCAAGCAGAAATTTCAGCGCTTGTTGGTTTGTTTTAATGATGAATGATTGCCCCAAAAGGTAGGGTCACCATTTTTGTACTGCTGTCACAATGGCCAAAAATTCCTTCTCATATGTAGATAGTAGTAGAGCCCTCCCCTTCAACATTTTACTCAAAAAAGTAATAGGCTGCCCTGCTTGCATAAGGACAGCACTTATTTCCTTCCCACTGACATCACTCTCTATTATGAAGGGCTTTGAGAAATCTGGTAGTGCAAGGACAAGTGGGTTCGCCACTGCTTCCTTTAACTTCTTGAAGGCCAACTCTGCTTCTTGGGTCCATACAAACCCATTTTTTGTCAATAGCTGAGTAAGTGGGGCTGCTATCAGCCCATaatgttttataaattttttgtaataacCTGTCAACCCCAAGAACCCCCTCAAAGCCTTAGTTGTCTTTGAAATTGGCCAATCCAACATCGACTGAATTTTTGTTGGGTCTGCTTTCACTCCCTGCCTAGAAATAATGTGGCCCAAATAATCTACCTCTTCCACCACAAACCGACGCTTAGATTTTTTTGCATACAAGCAATGTTGTCTCAGCATTTTCAAAACCCCTCTTAAGTGAATTTCGTGTTCCTCTTGGGACTTACTATAGATCAgtatgtcataaaaaaaaaaaaaaaaaaaaaaagaacaaatttcCTCAAAAAAGGTTTGAATACATCATTCATTAACCCTAGGAAAGTGGCGGGAACGTTGGTGaggccaaaaggcatcaccaaaaACTCGTAATGGCCCTCATGGGTCCGGAAAGCCGTCTTAGGAATGTCACTAGACACCACTCTGACTTGGTGATAGCCCGACCGTAGGTCAAGCTTAGAGAAAATCACTGCTCCAAAGAGTTCATCCAATTATTCATCAATGACTGGAATAGAAAACTTAGCCTTCACAGTTTCCTTATTAAGTGCCTTATAATCCACGCACAGTCGCCAACTTCCATCGGCCTTACGAACTAGTAAAACAGGGGCTGAAAAAGGACTAGAACTAGGTCTAATCACTCCAGATCTCAATAACTcagccaccattttttcaatttctgttttccGGTAATACGGGTATCGATATGGTGCAATTGCCACGGGTTGAGTGACCTCCTTGAGGACTATTTGGTGGTCATGGGAACGCGGTGGTGGTAACCCTTGAGGTTCAGCAAATACCTTTTTAAAATCGtctaaaagttttgaaaaaggTTCAGCCACATTTCCATCTGCATGTTCCATCTCCCCAACACACATAATTTGTAAAAGAACTCCTTTCCCTTTTGCTACAGAGGCCTTACAAACCTTCTCACCCTCCTCTACAACTGAAGGGTTTAGTTTCAGCCCTTTCAACTCAATGGATTTCTCTTCTCATACAAAACTCATCAGCAACTTTGCAAAGTCCCACGTGATAGGACCCAAAGTTTCTAACCATTGGACTCCTAATACAATATCACAACCAGCCAGGTCTAGTAAATGAAGAGGGGGTTGTAGTAAGTTACCTTGTACTTTCAGCTGTACAGTTCTACATAACCCATCACCGCTTAAGCCTTGTCCATTAGCTACCCGCACCTTCAAATTAACTGAATAATCCACTTGCAGCTACAACTTAGAGGCCAAGGCTGAATCGATAAAGTTGTGCGAGCTGCCCGAGTCCACCAAAATCACCACTTGTGCCCCGTGGATACTTCCCATTAACCGCATAGTTCTTACGGTAGGAGTACCAGCAATAGCTGCCAAAGAAATTTCCAGCTCTTCCTTGTTGCTGGTAGGAGGATCTGAAATTTTCAGTGGTGgtttttcttcaatttataCCACCTGCAGTGATTCTTCTTCCTCACTAAATTCCTCACTCACATCCAAAAGATAAATGCGAGGAGTTTTACATTTGTGTAACGGGTTCCACTTCTCATCACAATTAAAACATAGGCCTTT
This sequence is a window from Carya illinoinensis cultivar Pawnee chromosome 9, C.illinoinensisPawnee_v1, whole genome shotgun sequence. Protein-coding genes within it:
- the LOC122277516 gene encoding uncharacterized protein LOC122277516, with protein sequence MGRWRKQQGGVHHKETPGTRSQNWKPPVDTWQSSVPPWEKKFCTFIGSVPWGKLLETKKCMYLYDNVVQWNDSAGKEAFHNAKSRFWAEINGLPCDISLPDPDMYIEEVDWNSSIDPKLLLDLEQEPKAPFEEDEDEDEKAVVLGDSLLLNQSFPCTGWGEAEEDLREATDLAQHPVYGDCNQVVDNNYNPWEHNYGQSKEAMEDNGWGSNQNDSMGWNQWKNKCNEWEKSYNESDNVNGERAGGYWGMWDDNSKKKEVSDRYMSRYKTSRFHGNDYQMGREWKNGRGRRMINFAYE